In the Streptomyces sp. NBC_00193 genome, CCGCGACCTGGTCGAGGTGGGCACCACCGGGACCGTCACCACCTGGGCCTGGAACGGTTCGCCGCGCCCCAACCAGCCCCTCGCCACGCCCTTCGCCTGGGTCCTCGTCCGCCTCGACGGCGCCGACACCGCCCTCCTGCACGCCCTCGACGCCCCCGGGCCCGAGGCCGTCACCACCGGCATGCGGGTCCGCGTGCGGTGGGCCGGGGAGCGGACCGGGGCCATCACCGACATCGCCTGCTTCGAGCCCGCCGGGGACGGGGAAGCGCACGGGGAGGCGGCTCCGCACAGCGGGGAGTTCGCCGACGCCGTCACCGGGATCGTCGCCGAGGCCCGCCTGGACTACTCGTACAGCCCCGGCCGCGCGCAGACCGCGTACATCGCCGGGCTCTCCGAGCAGAAGACCATCGGCGAGCGCTGCCCCTCCTGCCACAAGGTGTACGTGCCCCCGCGCGGCGCCTGCCCCACCTGCGGGGTGGCGACGACCGACCGGGTCGAGGTCGGTCCGGCCGGCACCGTGACCACGTACTGCATCGTCAACATCAAGGCCAAGAACCTCGACATCGAAGTGCCGTACGTCTACGCCCACATCGCCCTCGACGGCGCCGGCCTCGCGCTCCACGGCCGGATCGGCGGGATCCCGTACGACCAGGTGCGGATGGGCCTGCGGGTCGAACCCGTCTGGACC is a window encoding:
- a CDS encoding OB-fold nucleic acid binding domain-containing protein; translated protein: MTAASPPEILRAPLVVEFPFTRSLGPVQSAFLTGLREGVVLGVTTADGKVMVPPVEYDPVTAEEIRDLVEVGTTGTVTTWAWNGSPRPNQPLATPFAWVLVRLDGADTALLHALDAPGPEAVTTGMRVRVRWAGERTGAITDIACFEPAGDGEAHGEAAPHSGEFADAVTGIVAEARLDYSYSPGRAQTAYIAGLSEQKTIGERCPSCHKVYVPPRGACPTCGVATTDRVEVGPAGTVTTYCIVNIKAKNLDIEVPYVYAHIALDGAGLALHGRIGGIPYDQVRMGLRVEPVWTEGGRYPDHYRPTGEPDADYDVYKELI